GAATATTTATGACTGGTATATCACTTGATTTTATTAAACAAAAATAAGTCACAATCCCAGTCCACAATAAAGCAATTAAAAAAAGAAAATATTTAGGCACCGATAAGCTCTTTATAAGCTTCACTTGAAAGCAATTCTTCAATTTCTGAAGGATTAGATATTTTTATTTTAATCATCCACCCATCACCGTAAGGATCAGCATTTACACTTTCTGGAGTACTCTCTAAAGTATCATTAAAAGCGATAATTTCTCCAGATAATGGAAGAAATAAATCAGATACAGTTTTTACAGCTTCCACAGTACCGAAAACTTCATCTTTATCTAAAGTTTGATCCAATGTTTCTACCTCAACATATACAATATCTCCTAATTCTTTTTGTGCAAAATGCGTAATTCCAACGGTAGCAATATCCCCTTCAAGACTAACCCATTCGTGATCTTTTGTGTACTTTAAATTTGCTGGTATGCTCATAAAATGATAATTGATAATTAATAATTATTTTTTGCACAAATGTAACAATCTTATGTACAATTATGCTTTAGATTTTCAAAAAATTAATTTCCAAAATTATATCGGAAAGTAAATCCTGAGCTAATATTCGTTAAAGGAAATGAAGTCGAAATAACGGGCTTAGAAAAAGAGTGATTGTAATAAAAAATTATCGTCAGGTTTTTACTTAAAGAATAATCAGCAGTAGTATTCAAGGTCCATATATTTTGGCCTCCACCTAGTTGATTATTATCATAATCTAAATACCTCACAATAGTTTGATTATCTCTATACGTCAAATCGGCTTTTATATTAATATCACTTTTTATAATACCTGTTGGATTATCGGCAAGTTTTGATGAAAAAGTAACATCTTTTATTCTATATCCTAATCCAACTACGTACTCAATTCCATGTACTTCCGTCAATAAATTATTATCAAAACTCATAGATAAAGCTCTGTCTTTATTTATCTGAGTTAATACTTTAAAAGAGTTTTTTAATTCAAAATCTACACGCACAAGCGGATTAAATTGTTCAACCAAAGTCACGTTTGACATAATAATCGGACTATAAAAATTACCGCTATCATCCTTACCACCTGGCTTTTCCGTATAATTAAAGTTCGATCTAAATGAATTAACTGTATATGAGGCCCTATAATTTTGCTGCAAAGAAAATCGCTTGAAGGTCTTTTTGAAAAATTCATAACGCATTAATCCATTGTATTTAATTGCCCAATTGGGAACTGGGAAACTTTTAAATATATCAAAAGAAACATTACTAGCACTGCTTCCTGAATAAGCTGCTAAAAACGAAGGTAATAAAACCGCCTGACTTGAACTCGAATACCCAAGAGGGAAGCCTTTGGCATCAAGATTAACTGGATTAGTAATATCAATTCCTTTTTCTACTGCAAGTCTATTTGCAACAATAAGTCTATTTTCCCTAAACTTATCAAAAGCAGAAGATCTAGTCTCATTACTAGTTGAAAATGAAGTTCCAATTAGTACCGTCGAAATCGAAAATATACCATAAGTATAAGGTGATCTAGAATTATATAGACCATTTGATGAAACGTCATATTGTTCTGAAAAATTTTCAGAATAGGAACGATCCGCTAACAAATCAATTTTAAGATCAGGAATTAATTCCAAATTAACAGACCCTTTAAATATTTGATTTTTAACCGTTGTATAGTTTTGATTAAATTCTTGATACGAGGTTAACCAACCATTTTTGGCAGCCTCAAATCGTACGTCACTCTGACTACCAAAAACAAATCCTAAAGTTGGTTTTGCAGATCCAAAAAAACCAACACCTGGTGTATACCCTGGTAAAACAGTTCCTTGGTTTTCAGTAAATGTTAGCTGAACAGTTTTTATACTTGTTAAAATTCCTTTTAAACCGTCAACAAATTGATTTTGGTTAATCTTTTTTAATGGATCTGTTCTCACAACCTTTTCGCCTGGTTTTGGAGGAGCAACAGGCTTAGGTTTACTATTCGTTGAACCTTTTCCAATGCCTATATATTTATATAGGGTTTCCATATTGAAGGTCGTATTAAAAATACTTGATTTAGCATTTTGTACTGTATTCCCTAAATTATAAGACACTCCGCCAACAAGAACTTCACTCAAAGCCTCTGAAGATTTTTGCCAACTAAAATCTCCAGTATAAGAATAATTCGCCTTGATAAAACCTAAAACAGGGATTTTATTAAATGGAATTTCATAATTTAAAACAAATTGCTGCATGTGGAAATTAGGTGTTCCCGTATCTAAGTAACCATCCCAAATAGTTATATTATCAATAGGATCATTAAACTCATCCAAGTAGTTTTTTACTAAATTCCTTGAAGCCGCAGTATAATTTATTTTTAAGGATTTCGTTAAATTAAAGTTAAATCCGTATTGGTAATTAAACCCAAAGTTTCTTCTGTATAAAGGTTCAAAACCAATACCAATATCCTCAACTTGTCTAAATTGTTGTTCATTACTTTGTCTAACTACGTTGGTACTAAAAGTAATATTAGAAGGCAAATAATTAAAATTAAGATCGCTTAAAAACTTCCAATAAGAACTTTTCTTCATGAACTTAGTTTTTTGAAAAGGTTCTACTGGTTTTGGCTGAAATGCAAAAGCATAATCCAATGTTGTTCTGGATTGCTGATCAATATTTTTTTCTACTTCAAAATCATGGCGCTGCACCTCATTATAATATTGCGAAAAAGTAAAATTTTCAACATCATAAGGCATCGGTTTCTTCGTTGGACTTCGATCTTTTCGCACACCTATTAAATTGATACTTTTGCGTTTGGTATAATCCATGGCTTGATTCAATTTAGCTTTTCTTTCAGATTCAGAATCAGCATCATCCAAAACTTGCTTTAACTTAATATCTTCATAAAACGGATCATATTCTGGCTTAATGATTTCTTCTCCTACTGAATAATTAAATGGTAAATTGACACCCCATTTCTTAGGCAGAAATCTCCCCAAATTAATATTGGTTACCACATTATACTGTTGAATATCTTCTCTACTTCTTTCATTTGGACCTTGTTCGATTGTTCCAAAACCAAAATTCTTTATATTACCAGTAAATGATACCGTAGCTAAATCTGCAAAATTAGTATCTACATTTAACAAAGCCGCAATCCCTCCTTTATTGTCCATATCTGCTAAACGAAGCTCATTGAACCAAACCTCACCCTTAATATCTTGATGGGGTTCATTACTTTTAAGTCCAAGCATAATATTTCGAATCATACCTAAATTTGGATTTCCTTTTATTCCTAAATGCAATTTAGTATCCCCATCTGCATTTACATCCCCTTCTATATCATCCAAATAATAAATTCCGTCTGCGGGCAAAGGTTTTTGTATGTCTCTTTTTAAATATTTTAGTTTTAAATTCGTCAATAACTCTAGGGACAAATCTATTTCATTGTCTGATGGCCAAACTAAATCAGCACTAATTGGAGGACAATTTTTATCACCAGAAGAAGAAGCAGTTGTTACTTTTAAAGGGATTTCTATTTGATAAAAATCCGTAGAATAATCGGCTCCGATACGCAAAAAAGCAATCATTTGATCATCTTTTAATGCTATTTCATCCGGTAAAGATTCGGCGTGTAAAAACATTTTCAGTTTTTTATACTGACGCATATCTACATTAAAATTTTTGAAGGCGCCACGACTACTTTCTGAAGACTTAGTTTCCAATGGTCTTAAACCACCCCCGGAAATTCTCATTGACAAGGATTGCTCATCCTGATTGATAACTGTATTATTATTGTACAATTGTTCTCTTTGAACACTTGGAGGACTTACATAATTGATAGGACATCTACTAGAATTTTCTTCAATATTAACCGAAGATGTTTCAAAAACAACTGCATCATCAGCAACATTTGTATCATCAGTATCCAATGAATTTGCATAACGTCGCCATTCTCCACGTATTAAATCTAAAGCACCAAAACGCATGGTAACCTGATCGGTAAAGTTGGTCATGAACATTCTCATAAACCTAATGGATCTGAAATCTGAAATTTCACCAATAGTATTTTGTGGTTGAGAAATAGGAATTTTAAACTGAAGCCATCTTGCTTCCGTTGAAGAACCGTTTGGCAAAGTAACTACCGTATTACGCACATCCGAAATATAGTTTTGACCGACCTGCATTTCTGGTTTTATATCAATACTATATTCATAATAAGCATTAATAGTATTCATGGTATTATCCCTATTTACATCTTCAACATCTGGAAGTGTTGAAGAACCCCTGTTAGGAGAATCGATATTAACTGTAGAGTTATTTTCTAAACCATTATAGTTTTTATATCGATCCAAAATATCTCCCGTAGTATTAAGATAATACAGATAATCATCCCCAGCAGGATCAGGATCAGATCCATAATTATTATATACTTTAGCTTCATCTTTTGACGCAAGTCCATCTAAACCAATATCCTGATTAGTACGATTACCCTCATTATTATCAAATGCATAAATTAATGATTGTGATGCTGGTGCATTACCCCAAACTGGCGGTGGGCTTACTAAAACTTGATCCGATCCAAAACCATTTTCGTATACTTTTCTATTATCTTTCAAAACATCTTCTGAGATTTCTCCAAGATTGAAATAAATTTTACCTGAATTAGTGTTTGATGTCTTCCCCGTTCCTACATAAGGATCCATAACCCAAAATTGAATATACTCTACGTTGCTTTGCTCAAAATTTGTTGAACTTAATGATCTAACAATCCCTCCAAAATTCCCACTAGGCGTATCCGAAACATTTAAATTATTGTTATATGGACCACGCTCTTTTGGATAATAGCTCAAATCCAAAGTGCTTACAACAAGAGATTGTCCTTGAACAATATCTGTTAAAGGATATAACTCTTCACTATAAACCCTTCTTGTTGCATTCGTAGACAAATCATCATTAGAAATTCCTGATGGTTTTGAAGTATAAAAAACTGGATCAATAGAATACCAAGATAATTTCGCTCTTTTAAAACCATAGTCCAACTTGTCTAAGGCACCATTAAAATCATAAGCAGGTGGTTTCGCAGCTCCTTCAGTGGTTGGTGTAGAAGACAAACTCCACGCATAAGGTGAACGCAAATCTATTGATGATTGGGAGCTTTCAAAATCATCAACATAAATAGTAGATTCTCCTTGAAACTTATCACCATCAGAAGCATTGGGCATTAAATAAGCAAACTCTCCGCTTACTGAAATCGCAGAAGGAACATCTGTATCGATATTTGGCAACTTATTAACTAAACGAGTAAAAAATGGAACTTGTGAAGAGAAATTACCATGTAATCCAAAGATACTATTATTAACCGATTCTTGTCCATAACTTGATTTTTGAGTAAATGGTTTTTCTTTCATATTCAAGAAAGTAGCTCCAACCATAAAATTTTCAGAGATTAGATGATCTACATTCACCCCAAAAAATCTTCTGGTTTGTTGACCAAACACTGAGTTATTTTCTAATGAAATTTCAATTGGTGTACTTGATGCTTGCAAAGAAGGATCTAGAATTTGGAGTTTACCTAATTGATAATTGACACTATAATCTACCCCTTCGACCAAAACTCTACCCGCTGCAGTAACTTTTACCGAACCAATAGGAACATTGAAAGCACCAATAGAAATCCCCTCCCCACCAACTGCTTTATATTTTCCGCGTAAAAGAAATTTATTTAACTCTGGGTACTGGATTGCCTTTGCCTGCGTACCATTGTACATGTAAGGATTTACATATTTTTTTTGATTATCATTATATGTTGCCACATTATTATAATCCTCTGTAGGATCATCAGTTTTCAACTTATTAAATATCAATTCTCCAAAAGGTTCCTTGGTGGTAAAAATCAATCTTCCATTTTGAGTATCAACAGTCATTCCTGGAATGAAATCAAAAAAACCATCTCCTCCAGTTTGTGGATCATTATTATAATTCAACTTATCTACGTTAAGAACTCTTAACAAAGTGGTGTTTTCAACTGTGTTTTCAGGTGATGGATTTGGTGGAAATGTAGTTCCAAGAACAGGAGTTATATAATTTAATGGTGATGGATTTTTATATAATATATTCAATCTAAAATCATCTTGAATAAGTTGATATGCTCCCTGAATTTGATAAACATTTTTCATCATCAAATTCCAAACTGGATCATTCACATCTGTTAAACTACTTTTTAACATTTTTAAAATTAAAGTTTGAGAAATAACCGTTTTATTAGACGGCTGATCCCCACCAACAACAGTTGCTTCAACCCCATCATTTCCAAACTCTCCAACTTGATAGACTTTGTCTCCAATAGAATACTGATACGCTACAGCCAAAATCTCATCATTCCCCAATTTTTGTTGCAGGGAAATATACCCTAATTGAGTATTAAAACTATATTCATTAGGCAATAACTTTCTGGCATTTTCTAATTTTGAATAATCTTGTCCTTCAACAACGTTAGTACCACCAGGTATTGTAAATCCAGAACTAGCCGTTACGATTTCCCTAATTCCTTCATTCAAATACCCCCCATTAATCTTAATTAAAGCTGGATCATATTTGTTGTTTTTATTATCTGAAGGATACGATTTCTTTTGACCTGATTGGTCAACAAAAAAATCTGGCGGAATAGGGTTTAATACAACTACCTCATTTTGCTTACCAATTATTGGATTTCCTGCTGAGTCTGCTAGCTCGCCTTCACCTAAATCTTGTAATGCAATAATATTTCTTAAATTATTACTAGTTGTATTTACCCTATTTTGCTTATTAGTAATCCAAACTTCCAACCTTGTGATTTGAACTCTTGAATCAATAAAAGGGTAGTTTTTTAAAGAGGAATCATATTTATCTCTAAAATATTGCGACAAGAAAAAGTGCCTGTCACTATCATAATCTAAACCATACATTTCAAATTCCTGTACAGTACCGCCACCTTGTGCAGTCACACTTTTGGCTTGTGATTTTTGTTCGGAGAAAACTCCTGTCACGGTAGTTTTACCAAATTGTAATTCGGTTTTTACTCCAAATAAACTTTGAGCACCTTGAATCAAGGTACTATTTAAAGGCATACTTACATTTCCAACTTCAATTTTTCGAACAATATCATCCTCGGCTGGAGTATATTCTAATTTCAATAAATTTTGAAAAGCAAAAGTAGACTGAGTATCAAAATTAGCATTAACCTGAAGTCTAGTCCCAACTTTTCCAAGTAAACTCATACTTATTCGTTGATTAAAATCGAATGAAGTATTGGTACGATTTCGAGGTGAAAATGCTGGATTATCTTGTTTAGTATACAACAATCCTAGATCTATTTCAATAGACCCTGTAGGTTTTACATCTATAGTATTACTTCCAAAAATAGATTCAAAAAGCCCAGATTTTATATAATATCGAGGTAATAAATCTTTTTTGGCAGCATCACTTCCTGTTTTATTTCCATCAATAGCGTCTAATTTTTTACCAAAATATTGATTCATTGATTCTTTTAACATCAATTTTTCATACTCAGCAGGAGTTAAAAATATTGGATAATTGATATTAAAATCGTCTATTGAACTATTATAAACATAAGTATCAGTAACTGGATCATAGGTATAGGCAGACAATATGCTTTGAGGATTTGCTAATTGAACCTCACCAACATCATATCCTTTTTTTATAGTATCTTGAACAGCCTCTTGTACTTGAGCCTGAGACACAAAGCCACAAAAAAATACCAGCAAAAAAATGTAGATCTTATGCATATCGATTAGGCTTGTAAATAACCTCTTATAAATTTTTTAAAGCTTTTTTGATTATAGTTTCCACAGTAGCCTCTGGATCCTCTTTAATAATTTTTTCAATAATTTTTTCTGAAGTTTTCCTAACAAAACCAAGAACTTCTAGAGCAGATAACGCTTCATCTTTATTTGTATTGCTCAGTGAGATTGAAACTTCATCTAAATCGTATAACTTTAACACTTTTTCCTTTAAATCAATAATTACTCTTTGTGCTGTTTTAGTACCGATTCCTTTTATTTTCTGAATAGTTACAACATCTCCGGAGGCAATTGCATTAATAATCTGTTTAGGTTCCAAAGAGGAAAGCATGGTACGAGCAATACCGGCACCAATACCAGATACCGACAATAACATTTTAAAAATCTCTCTTTCAGATTTTTCAACAAAACCAAACAAAACATGCGCATCTTCTTTTATTTGAAGATATGTAAAGAGTTTTATAAAATCAGTATTAGGTAATAAAGAATAAGTGTGCAAAGAAATATTTACATGATAACCAACACCACTACAGTCGATCACGACTTCTGTAGGGTTTTTTTCAACTAATTTTCCTTGCAAATGTGCTATCATAAAATATATTATATGGTCAAATATAAGAAAATTTGAGATTATACAGACAAATGAATAGCTAATATTGGACTACACTTTTTAGATATAAACCAACTCACTACATTTTCAATCTTACAATCTCAAATTTTAATCTTTTGGGTATTTTACTTTTACTTTATTTCAATCTCATACTTTTTTCTTGGGCATCGATAACTGCAATTGCAGCCATATTTACCATTTCTTCAACACTGGCACCCAATTGAACAACATGAACAGGATGCTTCATTCCCATCATAATTGGCCCTATTGACCCCACTTTATTCAATTCTTTCAATAATTTATAGGTAATATTAGCCGATTCAAGATTTGGAAAAACCATAGTATTCACTTTCTTTCCTGCCAATTTTGAAAAAGGGAATTTAGTTGCTAACATATCTTGATTCAAAGCAAAATCAGCCTGAACTTCACCATCAACAATTATTTCAGGATGATTTTTGTGTAGATACGCAACAGCTTCTTTCACTTTTTCTGCACTTACACTTGATGAAGAACCAAAGTTAGAATAAGAAACCATAGCAATAACAGGTTCCATTCCAAACATTTTTACAGTATTAGCAGTCATAACAGCAATTTTAGCTAACTCTTCCGCTGTTGGGTTTATATTTATTGCAGTATCTGATAAAAACATTGGCCCTCTGCTAGTCATCATAATATTAGTAGTTGCAACTAATGAAGCGTTAGGCGCTTTTCCAATTATTTGCAACAATGGTTTTACGACAGAAGGATAGCTTCTAGAATATCCAGAAATCAACCCATCAGCTTCTCCTGTATTAACCATCATAGCAGCAAAATAGTTTCGCTCTCTCATGAACTTCTCAGCATCATAAAACGAAACACCATTTCTTTTTCTAGACTCCCAAAAAGCAGTAGCATATCGGGTTCTTCTTTCTTTTTCTTCGTCAAGTTTTGGGTCAACAATTTGGACATCTGCATCAAAACCCAATTCTTCTTTTAATTCTAATATAATTTCTTTGTCCCCTAATAAAATAGGAAATCCAATACCTTCTTCATGAACAATCTGAGCAGCTTTTAAAACATCTAATTGTTCAGCTTCAGCAAAAACAATTATTTTAGGATCTGTTTTGGCTCTATTAGTAATCAAACGAATCATTTTGTTATCGTTACCCAAACGATCCAATAATTCTTCTTTATACTTATCCCAATCTGTTATTGGATTCAATGCAACACCCGAATCCATTGCTGCTTTTGCAACCGCTGGAGCCACCTCTGATATCAACCTTGGATCAAAAGGTTTTGGTATAATATATTCTCTTCCAAAAACTAATTTTGTAGCACCATAGGCAATATTCACTTGTTCTGGCACATTTTCTTTAGCAAGTGCAGCAAGTGCTTTTACGGCAGCCATTTTCATTGCCTCATTTATCTTTGTAGCACGAACATCTAACGCTCCTCTAAAAATGTATGGAAATCCAAGTACATTATTCACTTGATTAGGATGATCCGAACGTCCAGTTGCCATTATTACATCCTTACGAGTTTCAATAGCAAGATTGTAGGCGATTTCGGGATCAGGATTGGCCATGGCAAAAACAATAGGATTATCGGCCATTCCCAGCAACATTTGCGGAGTCATAATATTTCCAGTTGATAATCCTAAGAAAATATCAGCCCCTTTTAATGCTTCTTCAAGACCAATAGAAGCACCATCAATAGCGTATTTTTGCTGTAAATCAGACAAAGTAGGATTGTCTTTAGTCAAAAGACCTTTACTGTTGAACATTAAGATATTCTCTCTTTTTACACCCAATAAAACATATAAATCAGCACATGCAATAGCCGCAGATCCAGCACCTGAAACAACCATTTTTACATCTTCAGCTTTTTTATCAGCTAACTCTAATGCATTGATTAAAGCTGCTGAAGATAT
The Flavobacterium sp. 5 DNA segment above includes these coding regions:
- the gcvH gene encoding glycine cleavage system protein GcvH, which produces MSIPANLKYTKDHEWVSLEGDIATVGITHFAQKELGDIVYVEVETLDQTLDKDEVFGTVEAVKTVSDLFLPLSGEIIAFNDTLESTPESVNADPYGDGWMIKIKISNPSEIEELLSSEAYKELIGA
- the sprA gene encoding cell surface protein SprA, producing the protein MHKIYIFLLVFFCGFVSQAQVQEAVQDTIKKGYDVGEVQLANPQSILSAYTYDPVTDTYVYNSSIDDFNINYPIFLTPAEYEKLMLKESMNQYFGKKLDAIDGNKTGSDAAKKDLLPRYYIKSGLFESIFGSNTIDVKPTGSIEIDLGLLYTKQDNPAFSPRNRTNTSFDFNQRISMSLLGKVGTRLQVNANFDTQSTFAFQNLLKLEYTPAEDDIVRKIEVGNVSMPLNSTLIQGAQSLFGVKTELQFGKTTVTGVFSEQKSQAKSVTAQGGGTVQEFEMYGLDYDSDRHFFLSQYFRDKYDSSLKNYPFIDSRVQITRLEVWITNKQNRVNTTSNNLRNIIALQDLGEGELADSAGNPIIGKQNEVVVLNPIPPDFFVDQSGQKKSYPSDNKNNKYDPALIKINGGYLNEGIREIVTASSGFTIPGGTNVVEGQDYSKLENARKLLPNEYSFNTQLGYISLQQKLGNDEILAVAYQYSIGDKVYQVGEFGNDGVEATVVGGDQPSNKTVISQTLILKMLKSSLTDVNDPVWNLMMKNVYQIQGAYQLIQDDFRLNILYKNPSPLNYITPVLGTTFPPNPSPENTVENTTLLRVLNVDKLNYNNDPQTGGDGFFDFIPGMTVDTQNGRLIFTTKEPFGELIFNKLKTDDPTEDYNNVATYNDNQKKYVNPYMYNGTQAKAIQYPELNKFLLRGKYKAVGGEGISIGAFNVPIGSVKVTAAGRVLVEGVDYSVNYQLGKLQILDPSLQASSTPIEISLENNSVFGQQTRRFFGVNVDHLISENFMVGATFLNMKEKPFTQKSSYGQESVNNSIFGLHGNFSSQVPFFTRLVNKLPNIDTDVPSAISVSGEFAYLMPNASDGDKFQGESTIYVDDFESSQSSIDLRSPYAWSLSSTPTTEGAAKPPAYDFNGALDKLDYGFKRAKLSWYSIDPVFYTSKPSGISNDDLSTNATRRVYSEELYPLTDIVQGQSLVVSTLDLSYYPKERGPYNNNLNVSDTPSGNFGGIVRSLSSTNFEQSNVEYIQFWVMDPYVGTGKTSNTNSGKIYFNLGEISEDVLKDNRKVYENGFGSDQVLVSPPPVWGNAPASQSLIYAFDNNEGNRTNQDIGLDGLASKDEAKVYNNYGSDPDPAGDDYLYYLNTTGDILDRYKNYNGLENNSTVNIDSPNRGSSTLPDVEDVNRDNTMNTINAYYEYSIDIKPEMQVGQNYISDVRNTVVTLPNGSSTEARWLQFKIPISQPQNTIGEISDFRSIRFMRMFMTNFTDQVTMRFGALDLIRGEWRRYANSLDTDDTNVADDAVVFETSSVNIEENSSRCPINYVSPPSVQREQLYNNNTVINQDEQSLSMRISGGGLRPLETKSSESSRGAFKNFNVDMRQYKKLKMFLHAESLPDEIALKDDQMIAFLRIGADYSTDFYQIEIPLKVTTASSSGDKNCPPISADLVWPSDNEIDLSLELLTNLKLKYLKRDIQKPLPADGIYYLDDIEGDVNADGDTKLHLGIKGNPNLGMIRNIMLGLKSNEPHQDIKGEVWFNELRLADMDNKGGIAALLNVDTNFADLATVSFTGNIKNFGFGTIEQGPNERSREDIQQYNVVTNINLGRFLPKKWGVNLPFNYSVGEEIIKPEYDPFYEDIKLKQVLDDADSESERKAKLNQAMDYTKRKSINLIGVRKDRSPTKKPMPYDVENFTFSQYYNEVQRHDFEVEKNIDQQSRTTLDYAFAFQPKPVEPFQKTKFMKKSSYWKFLSDLNFNYLPSNITFSTNVVRQSNEQQFRQVEDIGIGFEPLYRRNFGFNYQYGFNFNLTKSLKINYTAASRNLVKNYLDEFNDPIDNITIWDGYLDTGTPNFHMQQFVLNYEIPFNKIPVLGFIKANYSYTGDFSWQKSSEALSEVLVGGVSYNLGNTVQNAKSSIFNTTFNMETLYKYIGIGKGSTNSKPKPVAPPKPGEKVVRTDPLKKINQNQFVDGLKGILTSIKTVQLTFTENQGTVLPGYTPGVGFFGSAKPTLGFVFGSQSDVRFEAAKNGWLTSYQEFNQNYTTVKNQIFKGSVNLELIPDLKIDLLADRSYSENFSEQYDVSSNGLYNSRSPYTYGIFSISTVLIGTSFSTSNETRSSAFDKFRENRLIVANRLAVEKGIDITNPVNLDAKGFPLGYSSSSQAVLLPSFLAAYSGSSASNVSFDIFKSFPVPNWAIKYNGLMRYEFFKKTFKRFSLQQNYRASYTVNSFRSNFNYTEKPGGKDDSGNFYSPIIMSNVTLVEQFNPLVRVDFELKNSFKVLTQINKDRALSMSFDNNLLTEVHGIEYVVGLGYRIKDVTFSSKLADNPTGIIKSDINIKADLTYRDNQTIVRYLDYDNNQLGGGQNIWTLNTTADYSLSKNLTIIFYYNHSFSKPVISTSFPLTNISSGFTFRYNFGN
- the ruvA gene encoding Holliday junction branch migration protein RuvA; the encoded protein is MIAHLQGKLVEKNPTEVVIDCSGVGYHVNISLHTYSLLPNTDFIKLFTYLQIKEDAHVLFGFVEKSEREIFKMLLSVSGIGAGIARTMLSSLEPKQIINAIASGDVVTIQKIKGIGTKTAQRVIIDLKEKVLKLYDLDEVSISLSNTNKDEALSALEVLGFVRKTSEKIIEKIIKEDPEATVETIIKKALKNL
- a CDS encoding NADP-dependent malic enzyme, whose product is MDNNSKRKEALLYHSEPTPGKIQVVPTKKYATQRDLSLAYSPGVAEPCLEIAKDINNVYKYTAKGNLVAVITNGTAVLGLGDIGPEASKPVMEGKGLLFKIFSDIDVFDIEIGTKDVEEFIQTVKNIAPTFGGINLEDIKAPESFEIERRLVEELNIPVMHDDQHGTAIISSAALINALELADKKAEDVKMVVSGAGSAAIACADLYVLLGVKRENILMFNSKGLLTKDNPTLSDLQQKYAIDGASIGLEEALKGADIFLGLSTGNIMTPQMLLGMADNPIVFAMANPDPEIAYNLAIETRKDVIMATGRSDHPNQVNNVLGFPYIFRGALDVRATKINEAMKMAAVKALAALAKENVPEQVNIAYGATKLVFGREYIIPKPFDPRLISEVAPAVAKAAMDSGVALNPITDWDKYKEELLDRLGNDNKMIRLITNRAKTDPKIIVFAEAEQLDVLKAAQIVHEEGIGFPILLGDKEIILELKEELGFDADVQIVDPKLDEEKERRTRYATAFWESRKRNGVSFYDAEKFMRERNYFAAMMVNTGEADGLISGYSRSYPSVVKPLLQIIGKAPNASLVATTNIMMTSRGPMFLSDTAININPTAEELAKIAVMTANTVKMFGMEPVIAMVSYSNFGSSSSVSAEKVKEAVAYLHKNHPEIIVDGEVQADFALNQDMLATKFPFSKLAGKKVNTMVFPNLESANITYKLLKELNKVGSIGPIMMGMKHPVHVVQLGASVEEMVNMAAIAVIDAQEKSMRLK